One window of Cohnella hashimotonis genomic DNA carries:
- a CDS encoding ABC transporter substrate-binding protein, producing MRKKGWLASIASLALVTGALAGCGNNNGGNASPSASGKTEASSSASAGSKASGGTVKLKMWGGVPPEAGPQEVMDNWNKEHPDIQIEYVRYVNDDEGNLKLDTAMMTGQDVDLFVNYTLSQTAKRVESGFAADLSQFTDYNIDEKMGADAAGWKIDGKYYGMPTTKSSYFVALNKDALDAAGLTVPKDWTWDEMREYAKKLKKGDGYGFIQNTEPYADPVDAVLSKDGYTKADGTSNLDHPLVRKWLESLNGMMKDDKTTPPLGEQLTSKMPVEQMFLSGEVPMLNIGAWLLRSSNNFTDYPRDFKIAFAPVPRLQDDAEGFMTRGGLGDYISINARSKNQAAAWTFLKWYADGGMAPMAAGGRLPASKDADQDAALASMLGDKAETYDKDSLMYVIFDNKTPTFVRSVPQEVMDLRSQEYEKYFLGSQNLDATIAAMVSRHNEFLKKSK from the coding sequence GTGAGAAAAAAAGGCTGGCTGGCAAGCATCGCTTCGCTGGCGCTCGTGACGGGCGCATTGGCAGGCTGCGGCAACAATAACGGGGGTAACGCAAGTCCGTCGGCAAGCGGAAAAACGGAAGCGTCTTCATCGGCATCGGCAGGATCGAAGGCAAGCGGCGGCACGGTTAAGCTGAAGATGTGGGGCGGGGTGCCGCCCGAAGCCGGCCCGCAGGAGGTCATGGACAATTGGAACAAGGAACATCCGGACATCCAGATCGAATACGTGCGCTACGTCAACGACGACGAAGGCAATCTGAAGCTCGATACGGCGATGATGACCGGACAGGACGTCGATCTCTTCGTCAATTACACGCTGTCGCAGACGGCCAAGCGGGTCGAATCCGGCTTTGCGGCGGATCTGAGTCAATTTACCGATTACAACATTGACGAAAAAATGGGGGCCGATGCCGCGGGCTGGAAGATCGACGGCAAATATTACGGCATGCCGACGACCAAAAGCTCGTACTTTGTGGCGCTGAACAAGGACGCCCTGGACGCGGCCGGGCTTACGGTTCCGAAGGACTGGACTTGGGACGAGATGCGCGAGTACGCCAAGAAGCTCAAGAAAGGCGACGGCTACGGCTTTATCCAGAACACCGAGCCGTACGCAGATCCGGTCGACGCCGTGCTGTCGAAGGACGGCTACACGAAGGCCGACGGCACCTCGAACCTGGATCATCCGCTCGTCCGCAAGTGGCTCGAATCGCTGAACGGCATGATGAAGGACGACAAGACGACGCCGCCGCTCGGCGAGCAGCTGACGAGCAAGATGCCGGTCGAGCAGATGTTCCTGAGCGGCGAGGTGCCGATGCTGAACATCGGGGCTTGGCTGCTCCGCAGCTCCAACAATTTCACCGATTATCCGCGCGATTTCAAAATCGCGTTCGCGCCGGTGCCCCGTCTTCAGGACGACGCGGAAGGCTTCATGACGCGCGGCGGTCTCGGCGACTACATCTCGATCAACGCCAGGTCCAAAAACCAGGCGGCGGCCTGGACGTTCCTGAAGTGGTACGCGGATGGCGGCATGGCGCCGATGGCCGCCGGCGGGCGTCTGCCGGCTTCCAAGGACGCCGATCAGGACGCCGCGCTCGCGAGCATGCTCGGCGACAAGGCCGAGACGTACGACAAGGACTCGCTCATGTACGTCATTTTCGACAACAAGACGCCGACCTTTGTTCGTTCCGTGCCGCAGGAGGTTATGGACCTGCGCTCACAGGAATACGAGAAATATTTCCTCGGCTCGCAGAACCTCGATGCGACGATCGCCGCCATGGTGAGTCGGCACAACGAATTTTTGAAGAAGTCCAAATAA
- a CDS encoding response regulator: MYKVLLVEDETFVRESVKEIIRWEEMGFTLAGEASNGVEALAHIKRDPPDLVLCDIVMPQMDGLALLKETRNAGIGSKFVMLTCIGDFEAMRQAMEYGASNYILKLSMSVKDLRETLAKVGRELSGGSAAAAAARSGAAHQPSVSLPPVAVKEQITHPEVNKIIQYIEQHYDQDITLGTLSRYVMMGENYVSALFKKKTGETLIHYLHRTRVDKAIELLMSTDQPVNRIGQRVGFMNDNYFIKIFKRMTGMTPSQYRNHRTI, from the coding sequence ATGTACAAGGTGCTGCTGGTCGAGGACGAGACGTTTGTCCGGGAGTCGGTCAAGGAGATCATCCGCTGGGAGGAGATGGGCTTCACGCTGGCCGGCGAAGCGAGCAACGGGGTCGAAGCGCTGGCGCATATCAAGCGGGATCCGCCCGATCTTGTCCTGTGCGATATCGTCATGCCGCAGATGGACGGGCTCGCGCTGCTCAAGGAGACGAGAAACGCTGGCATCGGCTCCAAGTTCGTCATGCTGACCTGCATCGGCGACTTCGAGGCGATGCGCCAAGCGATGGAATACGGCGCGTCCAATTATATACTCAAGCTCTCGATGAGCGTAAAGGATTTGCGGGAGACACTGGCCAAGGTGGGGCGGGAGCTGTCTGGCGGATCTGCGGCTGCCGCAGCGGCCCGGTCCGGCGCGGCGCATCAGCCTTCCGTTTCTCTTCCGCCGGTCGCGGTCAAGGAGCAAATTACGCATCCCGAAGTGAACAAAATCATTCAGTACATCGAGCAGCATTACGACCAGGACATCACGCTCGGAACGCTGTCCCGTTACGTCATGATGGGGGAGAACTATGTCAGCGCGCTTTTCAAAAAGAAGACGGGTGAGACGCTCATTCACTATTTGCACCGCACGCGCGTGGACAAGGCGATCGAGCTGCTCATGAGCACCGACCAGCCGGTCAACCGGATCGGCCAGCGCGTCGGCTTTATGAACGACAACTATTTCATCAAGATCTTCAAGCGCATGACCGGGATGACGCCGAGCCAGTATCGGAACCATAGAACGATTTGA
- a CDS encoding sensor histidine kinase has translation MRGLLSHLVPHKLKYRLFAAFVLVILLPFSILNIYNYRKIESLVQKKVSEQSHEQLDNLHRSLEDQLSIAFKTLIFLEQDTEVRQILQEPDKHSVLDNKDLMEDKFKGLNNSFFLYNPSVYFTLLDDHGHVYTSYQPRRPLDYDAIASNASFAAMRETKASYLWVPDDENYVSRDITKSPMLLSLYAELRDRGNRTYGLARISIDFSFWFQSMLQKSESDQAYFIMTRKGDTIARSIPGSELSPAAVDAVARAPDNGFWTDKSGDALVNYSYLSSLDWYLVDRIPLQVLFNEIESLKQQYFVTFYIITAIFVAVAFMLAYTFTRPLSRMQMKMREAVRKDLRIRLPEKNYKGEILELTRTFNTMMVDMNGLIQRLRAEERQKDAVHFQMLLAQMNPHFLLNTLNTLKWIGLRGGSEETVEICLSLGKLLETSLNSDVDLIYLKDEIELTRAFLYIQQVRYGNRFEIEFSYDEELVYALVPKLSLQPLVDNAIRHGIADMQEGGRILIRMDRDAEYPDRLALEVEDNGVGLERSRRIREEGRKRPGIGLDNVRERLRLLFKDKGELDIQPLPRGTLCRMRLPLLLSQPYESGLHELTRQDEMEA, from the coding sequence ATGCGTGGCTTGCTGTCCCATCTCGTTCCCCATAAGCTCAAGTACCGGCTGTTCGCGGCGTTCGTGCTCGTCATCTTGCTCCCGTTCAGCATTTTGAACATCTACAATTACCGGAAGATCGAGTCGCTCGTTCAGAAAAAAGTAAGCGAACAGAGCCACGAGCAGCTCGACAATCTGCACCGTTCCCTCGAGGATCAGCTCAGTATCGCGTTCAAGACGCTCATTTTCCTGGAGCAGGATACGGAAGTGCGGCAGATTCTTCAGGAGCCGGACAAGCACTCCGTCCTGGACAACAAGGACTTGATGGAGGACAAGTTCAAAGGCTTGAACAACAGCTTCTTTCTGTACAACCCGTCCGTGTACTTCACGCTGCTCGACGATCACGGCCATGTGTATACGTCGTATCAGCCGAGACGTCCGCTCGACTACGACGCGATCGCGTCAAACGCATCGTTTGCCGCGATGCGGGAGACGAAGGCCTCCTATCTATGGGTGCCGGACGACGAGAATTATGTGTCCCGCGACATTACCAAGAGTCCGATGCTGCTCTCGCTTTATGCCGAACTGCGGGACCGCGGCAACCGGACGTACGGACTTGCAAGGATCAGCATCGATTTCTCCTTCTGGTTCCAGTCCATGCTTCAGAAGTCGGAAAGCGATCAGGCCTATTTCATCATGACGAGAAAAGGAGATACGATCGCAAGATCCATCCCGGGCTCGGAGCTGTCGCCTGCGGCGGTCGATGCCGTCGCGCGCGCCCCGGACAATGGATTCTGGACCGACAAAAGCGGGGATGCGCTCGTCAACTACAGCTATCTGTCGTCGCTGGACTGGTACCTGGTGGATAGGATTCCGCTGCAGGTACTGTTTAACGAGATCGAGAGCCTGAAGCAGCAATACTTCGTCACCTTTTATATCATCACGGCGATATTCGTCGCAGTCGCCTTTATGCTTGCCTATACGTTCACGCGCCCCCTCTCCCGCATGCAGATGAAGATGAGAGAGGCCGTGCGCAAGGATCTGCGGATTCGGCTGCCCGAAAAGAACTATAAGGGCGAAATTCTCGAGCTGACACGCACCTTCAATACGATGATGGTCGATATGAACGGGCTGATCCAACGCTTGCGGGCGGAGGAGCGGCAGAAGGATGCCGTCCATTTCCAGATGCTGCTCGCCCAGATGAACCCGCATTTTCTGCTTAATACGCTTAATACGCTCAAGTGGATCGGACTGCGCGGCGGCAGCGAAGAGACGGTCGAAATCTGCCTGTCCCTCGGCAAGCTGCTTGAGACGAGCCTCAACTCCGACGTGGATCTCATCTACTTGAAGGACGAGATCGAACTGACGCGCGCCTTCCTCTACATTCAGCAGGTGCGGTACGGCAACCGCTTCGAGATCGAATTCAGCTACGACGAGGAGCTCGTTTACGCGCTGGTTCCGAAGCTGAGCCTGCAGCCGCTCGTCGACAACGCGATCCGGCACGGCATCGCCGACATGCAGGAGGGCGGGCGCATCCTGATTCGCATGGACCGGGACGCCGAATACCCGGACCGGCTGGCGCTGGAGGTCGAGGACAACGGGGTCGGGCTCGAACGGTCCAGGCGCATCCGCGAGGAAGGGCGCAAGCGGCCGGGCATCGGGCTGGACAATGTGCGGGAGCGGCTGCGGCTGCTGTTCAAGGACAAGGGGGAGCTCGACATCCAGCCGCTGCCGCGCGGCACATTATGCCGGATGCGTCTGCCGCTGCTGCTGTCCCAGCCTTACGAGAGCGGACTTCACGAATTGACTCGCCAAGACGAAATGGAGGCGTAA
- a CDS encoding DUF948 domain-containing protein produces MVIQISVAVAAIAFAGLAVYLILTLRKSMTTLGETNKTLAEVRNAVHGLTQEASQLIRNANQVTRDVKGKMQTIDPLFESAHDVGEVIQTVTDSVKKAAGIQAAPQRIATGTSSSPQLRVKVK; encoded by the coding sequence ATGGTCATTCAAATCAGCGTCGCGGTCGCCGCGATCGCTTTTGCCGGACTAGCCGTGTATCTGATCTTAACGCTCCGCAAGAGCATGACGACGCTCGGGGAGACGAACAAGACGCTCGCCGAGGTACGCAACGCCGTCCATGGCTTGACCCAGGAGGCTTCCCAGCTCATCCGGAACGCCAATCAGGTGACCCGCGACGTTAAGGGGAAGATGCAGACGATCGATCCGCTGTTCGAATCGGCACATGACGTCGGGGAAGTCATCCAGACGGTGACCGATTCGGTGAAAAAAGCCGCGGGCATCCAGGCTGCGCCGCAGCGCATCGCAACGGGAACATCATCTTCGCCGCAGCTTCGCGTAAAGGTAAAGTAA
- a CDS encoding glycoside hydrolase family 13 protein: MQQQKWWKETVVYQIYPRSFQDSDGDGIGDLPGIISRLDYLAELGIGAIWLSPVCKSPQDDNGYDISDYRDIDPMFGTLADMERLIEEAGRRGIQIVMDLVLNHSSDELPWFVEAKKSRDNPYHDYYVWRDGEPGSPPNGLGSIFGGSAWEWVPELGQYYLHLFSVKQPDLNWENPRVREEIYDMINWWIDKGVGGFRLDVIDLIAKEPDRMITGNGPKLHDYIRELSERTFRRADLLTVGETWGATPDIAKLYSNPDGSELSMVFQFEHIGLDEKEGWSKWDLAPLDFLRLKAVLSKWQTELKGEAWNSLFWNNHDLPRIVSRWGNDGAYRVQSAKMLATLLHGMQGTPYVYQGEELGMTNVRYPIEDYRDIELLNLYKERTGRGYPHEEVMASIYAKGRDNARTPMQWDATPQAGFTAGEPWIRVNPNYADINADAQRDDPDSIFHHYRQLISLRKAHKVFVYGDYELLLPEHRDVFAYTRKLDGETLLVLCNFYGADVTFELPETLSRDMRLLIANYADEPQRGTLRPYEARMYLAQAQD; the protein is encoded by the coding sequence GTGCAGCAGCAAAAGTGGTGGAAAGAAACCGTCGTGTACCAGATTTACCCGAGAAGCTTCCAGGACAGCGACGGCGACGGCATCGGGGACCTGCCGGGAATTATCTCGCGGCTCGATTACCTGGCGGAGCTCGGCATCGGCGCAATATGGCTGTCTCCGGTGTGCAAGTCCCCGCAGGACGACAACGGATACGATATCTCGGATTATCGGGACATCGATCCGATGTTCGGCACGCTCGCCGACATGGAACGGCTGATCGAGGAGGCTGGCCGGCGGGGAATCCAGATCGTCATGGATCTCGTGCTCAACCATTCCTCCGACGAGCTTCCCTGGTTCGTCGAAGCGAAAAAGAGCAGGGACAACCCTTATCACGACTACTACGTATGGCGCGACGGCGAGCCGGGATCGCCGCCCAACGGTCTGGGCAGCATCTTCGGCGGTTCGGCCTGGGAATGGGTGCCGGAACTCGGCCAATATTACCTGCACTTATTTTCCGTCAAGCAGCCGGATCTGAACTGGGAGAATCCCCGCGTTCGCGAAGAAATCTACGACATGATCAATTGGTGGATCGACAAGGGCGTCGGCGGCTTCCGCCTGGACGTTATCGACCTCATCGCCAAGGAGCCCGATCGCATGATCACAGGCAACGGGCCCAAGCTGCACGATTACATCCGCGAGCTTAGCGAGCGGACATTCAGGCGAGCGGACCTGCTCACCGTCGGGGAGACATGGGGAGCGACGCCGGACATCGCGAAGCTGTACAGCAATCCGGACGGCAGCGAGCTGTCGATGGTGTTCCAGTTCGAGCATATCGGCCTCGACGAGAAGGAAGGCTGGAGCAAGTGGGACCTCGCGCCCCTCGATTTTCTGAGGCTCAAGGCGGTGCTGTCCAAGTGGCAGACGGAGCTGAAGGGCGAAGCCTGGAACAGCCTGTTCTGGAACAACCACGACCTGCCGCGCATCGTCTCCCGATGGGGCAACGACGGGGCATATCGGGTGCAGTCCGCAAAGATGCTCGCCACGCTGCTTCATGGCATGCAAGGGACGCCGTACGTGTACCAGGGCGAGGAGCTCGGCATGACCAACGTGCGGTATCCGATCGAGGATTACAGAGACATCGAGCTGCTCAATCTGTATAAGGAGCGCACCGGACGGGGCTACCCGCATGAAGAGGTGATGGCTTCGATCTATGCGAAAGGGCGGGACAATGCGCGCACGCCGATGCAGTGGGATGCGACGCCACAGGCGGGCTTTACTGCGGGGGAACCTTGGATCAGAGTGAATCCGAACTATGCGGACATTAACGCGGACGCGCAGCGGGACGATCCGGACTCGATCTTCCACCATTATCGGCAGCTGATCTCGCTTCGGAAGGCGCACAAGGTGTTCGTCTACGGCGATTACGAGCTGCTGCTGCCCGAGCATCGCGACGTATTCGCGTATACGCGCAAGCTAGACGGCGAGACGCTGCTCGTGCTGTGCAACTTTTACGGCGCGGACGTCACGTTCGAGCTGCCCGAGACTTTGTCTCGCGACATGCGTCTGCTGATCGCCAACTATGCGGACGAACCGCAGCGCGGAACGCTGCGTCCGTACGAGGCGCGGATGTACTTGGCGCAAGCGCAGGATTAG
- a CDS encoding VanZ family protein, with protein sequence MTTRPAASLALAMRFGAAMLLICYLYVLVKIILFKFGQVSVLFLGRQLIGALERPGNMLYRWHAANLTPFRSISMYLERLDRPYDIVNLFGNIALFVPLGVFVALLAGCGWRGAAIRAFGVSLALECAQIVFMMGSFDVDDLILNTLGGLVGYGMCRMLAPGLSGGGAGLGPGEGPGTSRGVRQEAAILDGGAGNG encoded by the coding sequence ATGACAACCAGACCTGCCGCAAGCCTTGCCCTCGCGATGCGATTTGGCGCAGCCATGCTGCTCATTTGCTATTTGTACGTGCTGGTTAAAATCATTCTATTCAAATTCGGCCAGGTGAGCGTTCTTTTTCTCGGACGCCAGCTGATCGGCGCGCTCGAACGGCCGGGCAACATGCTGTACCGGTGGCATGCCGCCAACCTGACGCCGTTCAGATCGATCTCCATGTATCTGGAGCGTTTGGATAGGCCTTACGATATCGTCAATTTGTTCGGCAACATCGCGCTGTTCGTGCCGCTTGGCGTATTCGTCGCGCTGCTGGCGGGCTGCGGCTGGAGGGGCGCGGCCATTCGCGCCTTCGGAGTGAGCCTGGCGCTGGAATGCGCGCAGATCGTCTTCATGATGGGTAGCTTCGACGTGGACGATCTGATCCTGAATACGCTCGGCGGCCTGGTCGGCTACGGAATGTGCCGCATGCTCGCGCCCGGACTGTCTGGCGGAGGAGCTGGCCTAGGACCTGGCGAAGGACCTGGCACCTCGCGGGGTGTCCGGCAGGAAGCGGCTATTTTAGACGGTGGGGCCGGAAACGGGTAA
- a CDS encoding ArsR/SmtB family transcription factor yields MVPDNEEVKQAVKVYKALGEPTRIKIAMLLTEEQTLCCSDINSKLESVAGSTLSHHLKQLTESGLLQLRKDGTYIYYSVNKDVARKYAPYLLG; encoded by the coding sequence ATGGTCCCGGACAACGAGGAAGTCAAGCAAGCGGTAAAGGTATACAAGGCACTCGGCGAACCGACCCGCATCAAGATCGCGATGCTGCTCACGGAGGAGCAGACGCTCTGCTGCTCCGACATTAACAGCAAGCTCGAATCGGTCGCAGGCTCCACGCTGTCCCATCATCTCAAGCAGCTGACGGAGAGCGGGCTGCTCCAGCTGCGCAAGGACGGCACTTACATTTATTACAGCGTCAACAAGGACGTCGCGCGTAAGTACGCGCCTTACCTGCTGGGTTAG
- a CDS encoding MFS transporter, translating into MSNAWKIYMLAIVSFLVGTSEFIIAGILDQVAADIGVSLAAAGQLITVYSLAYAFGTPFLMAATAKVDRKRLMLYSLAVFVVGNFAALAFSGYGFLIVSRVILALSSGVFVVTSLTVAAKLARPEKQGSAIATLVMGFSTALIVGVPLGRLISSLYNWQLVFGAIGLLGLLGIALVAYTVPRTENERHVPLREQVRLVANPKIAVALLITLFWIGGYSITYTYISPFLLDITGLSERGVSIGLLALGVASLVGSKLGGFSTDKWGYRRTLVGGMTLHATILVLISLLAHSPAFVIPLLMLWAFAAWSSGPTQQYHLITLAPEASSIMLSLNSSVLQLAMAAGAGIGGVVVEQTSLAAVSWIGAAGVAVAALVAAAAFGYFRPASAALRRKEAELAAKLGAQDLS; encoded by the coding sequence ATGAGTAATGCTTGGAAAATCTACATGCTCGCCATTGTAAGTTTCCTCGTCGGTACGTCTGAGTTCATCATCGCGGGTATTCTGGACCAAGTTGCCGCCGATATCGGCGTCTCGCTGGCGGCAGCGGGACAATTGATCACCGTATATTCGCTGGCGTATGCCTTCGGCACGCCCTTCCTGATGGCTGCGACGGCCAAGGTCGACCGCAAACGGCTCATGCTTTACTCGCTCGCCGTATTCGTCGTCGGCAACTTCGCCGCGCTTGCGTTTTCCGGCTACGGATTCCTGATCGTGTCCCGCGTCATTTTGGCGCTCAGCAGCGGCGTATTCGTCGTAACTTCGCTCACGGTCGCCGCCAAGCTCGCCCGGCCCGAAAAACAGGGCAGCGCGATCGCCACGCTCGTCATGGGCTTCAGCACCGCGCTGATCGTCGGCGTGCCGCTGGGCAGGCTTATCTCCTCTCTGTATAACTGGCAGCTCGTGTTCGGCGCTATCGGGCTCCTCGGTCTCCTCGGCATCGCGCTTGTCGCGTATACGGTGCCGAGGACGGAAAATGAACGCCATGTCCCGCTTCGCGAGCAGGTCCGTTTGGTGGCGAACCCGAAGATCGCCGTCGCGCTGCTCATTACGCTGTTTTGGATCGGCGGCTACTCCATTACGTACACGTACATCTCTCCGTTTCTGCTCGACATTACCGGCTTGAGCGAACGTGGCGTCAGCATCGGCCTGTTGGCGCTCGGCGTCGCGAGCCTCGTCGGCTCCAAGCTGGGCGGCTTCAGCACCGACAAGTGGGGCTATCGCCGTACGCTCGTCGGCGGCATGACGCTTCACGCGACCATCCTCGTCCTCATCTCGCTGCTGGCCCATTCGCCCGCTTTCGTCATTCCGCTGCTCATGCTTTGGGCGTTCGCAGCCTGGTCTTCGGGCCCGACGCAGCAATACCATCTCATCACACTCGCGCCGGAAGCCTCCAGCATCATGCTGAGCCTGAACAGCTCCGTGCTGCAGCTGGCGATGGCCGCCGGCGCGGGCATCGGCGGCGTCGTCGTCGAGCAGACCTCGCTCGCCGCGGTCAGTTGGATCGGCGCAGCGGGCGTCGCCGTCGCGGCACTCGTTGCAGCAGCGGCCTTCGGTTACTTCAGGCCCGCATCGGCAGCGCTGCGCCGGAAGGAAGCGGAGCTTGCGGCGAAGCTCGGCGCGCAGGATTTGAGCTAA
- a CDS encoding glycosyltransferase family 2 protein, whose protein sequence is MSVKISVAVPTHKRAHYLKETLLSICAQTRMPDEIVVSEDGRDGPTLETVKEIRAMYPAVAIKHIASISDDVRIGQLQNRQQAFRATTGDFVAMLDDDDVWEPAFLELAEAALLSHPECGFVSSNHYFMDDSGSRLAQQSRDFAAYCGRTAMSSQPYADVLSHTLRNNACVFSLQFSLFRKGALERVGFFQPSGGLVPDYMLMLALGARGLSGYFLTEYLGSCRVHSGQQTAKRLENVKSKFEGLAYMIHVFGERLTPEQRRLLVKKYQQTVLEYAIALAHARQRSAAMQMMTRPLNRFGSALPSPKRLAVLFALLIGVRRLRH, encoded by the coding sequence ATGTCCGTGAAGATCAGCGTAGCCGTACCTACGCATAAACGCGCGCATTATTTGAAAGAGACGCTGCTGTCCATATGCGCGCAAACCCGCATGCCCGACGAGATCGTCGTCAGCGAGGACGGCAGGGACGGGCCCACATTAGAGACCGTCAAGGAAATTCGGGCGATGTACCCGGCGGTAGCGATCAAGCATATCGCCAGCATTTCGGACGACGTGCGGATCGGCCAGCTTCAAAACCGGCAGCAGGCGTTCCGCGCCACCACCGGCGATTTCGTCGCAATGCTCGACGACGATGACGTGTGGGAGCCCGCGTTTTTAGAACTCGCCGAGGCGGCGCTGCTCTCGCATCCGGAATGCGGGTTCGTGTCGAGCAATCATTACTTCATGGACGACTCGGGGAGCAGGCTCGCCCAGCAGAGCAGGGACTTTGCCGCTTATTGCGGGAGAACCGCGATGAGCAGCCAGCCTTATGCGGATGTGCTGTCCCATACGCTGCGCAATAATGCTTGCGTATTTTCGCTGCAGTTCAGCCTCTTCAGAAAAGGCGCGCTCGAACGGGTCGGATTTTTTCAGCCGAGCGGCGGTCTGGTACCGGACTATATGCTGATGCTCGCGCTTGGCGCACGCGGGCTCAGCGGCTATTTTCTAACCGAGTATTTGGGTTCGTGCCGGGTCCACTCGGGACAGCAGACCGCGAAGCGGCTGGAAAACGTAAAGAGCAAATTCGAAGGACTCGCCTACATGATTCACGTATTCGGCGAGCGGCTGACCCCGGAGCAGCGGCGCTTGCTCGTGAAAAAATATCAGCAGACCGTGCTGGAATACGCAATCGCGCTGGCGCATGCCAGGCAGCGGTCGGCGGCTATGCAGATGATGACCCGTCCTTTAAATCGTTTCGGGTCGGCGCTGCCTTCTCCGAAGCGATTGGCCGTGCTCTTCGCGCTGCTGATCGGCGTTCGGAGGCTGCGTCACTAA
- a CDS encoding YsnF/AvaK domain-containing protein: protein MTNQLRHSENRHVVGVFDSEQAVISAIEDLKALGYSSDEISVVSKNKKELKDIHEETGTKAPQGIATGAATGGVIGGVTGLLAGLGLLAVPGIGPLLAAGPIAATLSGAAVGAGAGGLVGGLIGLGIPKEEAERYNEYVNDHKLLVIIDADTTRQGRVYDIFRRYGSLNADTYSSLEGEPRDDLVSAASGSSASSDVDAQDADTLRLHEERLNVDKERVRTGEVSVHKDVIEERQTIEVPVQREEVVIERHAIHDEATDGAAIGKDETIRIPVSEERVEVTKRPVATEEISIGKRVVQDTEHVSETVRKERAELDRSGHPAVENEDLFSTPNTRR from the coding sequence ATGACAAATCAACTGAGACACAGTGAAAATCGGCATGTCGTAGGCGTTTTTGATTCGGAGCAAGCGGTGATCTCTGCGATCGAGGACTTGAAGGCGCTCGGCTACAGTTCGGACGAAATCTCGGTCGTCAGCAAAAATAAAAAGGAACTTAAGGACATTCATGAGGAGACGGGCACCAAGGCGCCTCAAGGCATCGCGACCGGCGCCGCCACGGGCGGCGTGATTGGCGGCGTGACGGGGCTGCTCGCGGGTCTCGGCCTGCTGGCCGTGCCGGGGATCGGACCGCTGCTGGCGGCCGGCCCGATCGCGGCGACGCTCTCCGGCGCGGCGGTCGGCGCGGGCGCAGGCGGTCTCGTAGGCGGCTTGATCGGCCTCGGCATCCCGAAGGAAGAAGCGGAGCGCTACAACGAGTATGTCAACGATCACAAGCTGCTTGTCATCATCGACGCGGACACGACTCGGCAAGGTCGCGTATACGATATTTTCCGCCGCTACGGCTCGCTGAACGCGGATACCTATTCGAGCCTTGAAGGAGAGCCGCGCGACGATCTGGTCAGCGCCGCTTCCGGATCGTCGGCCTCATCCGACGTGGACGCGCAGGATGCCGATACGCTCAGACTGCACGAGGAGCGGCTGAACGTGGACAAGGAGCGCGTCCGCACCGGCGAGGTGTCCGTGCATAAGGACGTCATCGAGGAACGGCAGACGATCGAAGTTCCCGTTCAGCGCGAAGAGGTCGTCATCGAACGTCATGCGATCCATGACGAAGCAACGGACGGCGCGGCGATCGGAAAAGACGAGACGATTCGTATTCCGGTCAGCGAGGAGCGCGTAGAAGTGACCAAACGGCCGGTTGCGACCGAGGAGATCTCGATCGGCAAGCGAGTCGTGCAGGATACCGAGCATGTGTCCGAGACCGTGCGCAAGGAACGAGCGGAGCTTGATCGCTCCGGTCACCCTGCCGTAGAAAACGAGGATCTGTTCAGCACGCCGAATACGCGTCGCTAA